TATCATTGAAAGTGAAATACAGACAAGGAAGCAAAACTATACCCGCTTTTTTATATTAAAGAAAAGCAATGGTAATATTCATACAACAAACGAAGTTAATAAAGCATCGTTACGCTTTGTAACTCACCATCATACAGGAAGTTTGTCTGAGGTATTGCGTATTTTTGCTAGCTTTAATATGAATTTGTCCAAAATACAATCGTTACCAATTATTGATAACCCCTGGAATTATTCCTTTTTTGCAGATGTTGTTTTTGATGATTATCAACAATTTCAGAAGGCAATTATTGAAGTTAAAAATAAAGTGAGTGATTTAAAAGTAATAGGAGAATACAAACAAAGTAAACGTAAGCATGACAGCTAAAGCCAACAGATTAAATAGCGTAAAGGAGTACTATTTTTCTCGTAAATTAAGGGAAGTTCGTCAGCTTAAGGCAGCTGGCAAACCTATAATTAATATTGGTATTGGAAGTCCTGATTTGGATCCGCCAATTACTGTAAGTAGAGCAATGCAGAACGCGTTGGAACAAAATAATATTCACGGATACCAAAGTTATCAAGGGTTACCAGAATTCAGAGCTGCCATTTCTAATTTCTATAATAAATATTACGATGTTGATATAAACCCAGAGAATGAAATTTTACCTTTAATGGGTTCCAAAGAGGGCATAATGCACATTTCAATGGCATTTTTAAATGTAGGTGATGAGGTTTTAATTCCAAATCCTGGTTATCCAACATATACTTCAGTTACTAATTTATTAGAAGCTCAACCTGTGTATTACGATTTGGTGGATGAAAACAATTGGTTACCTGATTTAGAAACCTTAGAAAAATCTGATTTATCTAAAGTTAAGTTAATGTGGGTAAATTATCCTCATATGCCAACGGGTAAAAAGCCAACAAAAGAGTTGTTTAAAAACCTGATTGCCTTTGCTAAAAAGCATGATATTATTTTAATAAATGACAATCCATATAGTTTTATCTTAAATGATAATCCGCTTAGTATTCTAAATATAGATGGAGCAAAAGAGGTGGCGTTAGAGCTAAATTCACTCAGTAAAACTTTTAATATGGCAGGTTGGCGTGTAGGTATGTTATTGGGTTCTGCTGAGCATATGAATACGGTTTTACAGGTAAAAAGTAATATGGATTCAGGAATGTTTTATGGCATTCAACAGGGAGCAATTGCAGCCCTACAATCGGATAATAGTTGGTTTAATAACCTAAATATTATTTATGAAAAACGTAGAAATATCGCTTGGAAGATTGCCGATGCGTTAGGTTGTACATATGACAAGGATGCCTCTGGTTTGTTTGTTTGGGCAAAATTACCAATTGGATTAACGGCAGAGCAAACAGCAGATGATTTATTATATACCTATGATGTGTTTTTAGCTCCAGGTACTATTTTTGGAACTAATGGAGAAGGGTATATAAGACTTTCGTTATGTGTTACAGAAGAAGTTTTAAGCGAAGTATTAAGTCGAATATTGAGAGCTAATTAAATGGAAAAAGTAGTTGTTATCGGTTTAGGGTTAATAGGAGGTTCAATGGCAATTGACCTTAAGAAAAATGGTAATTATCATATTATTGGAATTGATAGAAATATAAATCACACTAGTAAAGCATTGGAATTAGGTATAATTGATGAAATTGGAGCTGATTCAATTTTAACTGAAGCAGATGTTGTAATTGTTGCTGTTCCTGCCGATGCTATACCGCCAGTTACAAAATCGGTTTTAGATCAAATTAATGAAAACACATTGGTTTTTGATGTTGGGTCAGTAAAAGGGCAAGTATGTAATCAGGTAAAAGAACATCCCAATAGAAAGAATTATGTTGCGGCTCACCCAATTGCCGGTACTGAGTTTTCAGGTCCAGAAGCAGCATTTAGTGGTTTGTTTACCAATAAGATTAATATAATTTGTGAAAAAAAGTTATCAGATAAAAAAATATTAGAAAAAGCATTACAAATTTTTGATAAATTAGAAATGCGTACCACTTTTATGAAAGCTGATGAGCATGACAAACACATTGCTTATGTTTCGCATTTATCCCATATAAGTTCATTTATGTTGGGTAAAACGGTACTAGAAATCGAGCCAAATGAGCACAATATTTTTAATATGGCAGGGAGTGGATTTAGATCAACGGTGCGTTTGGCAAAAAGTTCACCCGCAATGTGGACGCCCATTTTTTTGCAAAACAAAGAGAACGTTTTAAAATCATTAACCGAGTATATTAAAAACTTAGAAACCTTTAAAAATAAGATTGAAGAGGGGTCAAATGAAGAGGTTTTTAATATTATGGAGAATACAAATAGAATTAAAAACATACTAGATGGTATTGTTAAGTAATTAAGCATCTAGTAATCAATAAGTAAAAAATAATTAATAATAAATATAATACGCAGTAGTATTTAATCGCAAACAGAAGAAATTATGGAATCAGTAGACTTTTCAACATGGTTAAAGAAGATGGAGTTAAACCATCCTTTAGTAATTGCCGGCCCATGTAGTGCAGAAACGGAAGAGCAAGTTTTAAAAATAGCTCATCAACTAAAAGAAACGGATGCTACTGTTTTTAGAGCAGGTATTTGGAAACCAAGAACACGTCCTGGGAATTTTGAAGGCAATGGTGTAAAGGCATTACCATGGATGGCCAAAGTAAAGGAAGAAACAGGAATGTTAACTACCGTTGAGGTGGCTAATGCAGAGCATGCTAAGTTAGCTTTAGAATTTGATATTGATATCATTTGGATTGGTGCAAGAACAACTGTAAATCCTTTTGCTGTACAAGAAATTGCAGATGCATTGGCAGGTACTGATAAAATAGTGTTGGTAAAAAATCCTATAAATCCTGATTTAGAATTGTGGATTGGTGCTATTGAGCGTTTACATACTATGGGAATTAAAAATTTAGGAGCTATTCATAGAGGTTTTTCTTCTTTTAAAAAGACGAAATATAGAAATACTCCACAATGGCAAATTCCTATTGCATTAAAACAAAGATTTCCAACATTGCCAATAATTAATGATCCTTCTCACATTTGTGGTGAGCGTGAAGGTATATTTGATGTATGTCAGACTTCTTTAGATTTAAAATTTGAAGGCTTAATGATAGAAACGCATTTTGACCCTGATAATGCTTGGAGTGATGCTAAACAACAAATTACACCAGCTAGATTAAATGAAATTACTGAAGAGCTTAAAGTTCGTAAAGGGAGAGTAGAAGAAAAAGATTCTTTAGATAAATTAAATAATTTGAGAGCTCAAATCAATGTGTTAGACAAACAATTAATTGATTTATTAGCCGATAGAATGGATGTTGTTGAAAACATTGGTAAGGTGAAAAAAGAAAGTAACGTTGCTATTTTACAACGTAGCCGATGGTCAGAAGTAATGCAAGGAATGGTTAATGAAGGTAAACTAAATGGGCTTAGTGAAGATTTTATAGAAAAAATATTCAAATCTATCCATCAAGAGTCTATTGAACATCAAGAGAAAATTGTAAATAGTTAGTATTCAATTTTTGAAATATAATTAAAGATTAAGTCCTACATGGTTTTCAAAACTATGTGGGATTTTTTTATATTCGAGGGGTTATTTTTAGTATTTTTATTCGAAATTTATGGACTCTAAATCATCACATATATTAGTTATTCGTCTCTCTGCAATGGGCGATGTGGCGATGGTCGTTCCCATTATTAGAGCTTTAGTAGAACAACACCGAACAATTAAAATAACAATGGTTTCTAGGGCTTTTCTCAAACCTTTGTTTGATGATATTCCTAATGTGCACTTTTACGCAGCAGATGTAAAAGGAACACATAAGGGTCTTATGGGTTTGTATAAATTGAGCAAAGAATTGAAACCATTGCAATTCAATGCAATTGCCGATTTACATAATGTGCTGCGATCAAAAATTTTACGATTTTTTCTTTTTGGGATAAAAACGGCGATAATTGATAAGGGTAGAGCAGAAAAAAAAGCATTAGTACGTATTGAGAATAAGATATTTAAACAGCTAAAAACCTCGCAGCAACGTTACGCAGATGTATTTAGAAAGTTAGGATATGAATTTGATTTAACAAACCCTGTTTTTCCTGAAAAATCAATATTATCAGAAAAAATAAATGATTTGGTTGGATTAGACCATAAAAAATGGATTGGTATTGCTCCTTTTGCACAACATCAAGGTAAAATGTATCCACTAGATTTAATAGAAAAGGTAATTGATAAGCTATCGGCATCCAACAATTATAAAATTATGCTTTTTGGTGGTGGAGCACACGAAATAAAAGCTTTAATCGCTTTAGAAAAAAGATTCGAAAACACCATTTCCGTCGCTGGAAAGTTAAAATTTAAAGAGGAATTAGCTCTAATTTCAAATTTAGATGGTATGCTTAGTATGGATTCTGCTAACGGACATTTATCAGCTATGCAAGGGGTTAAAACCTTAACTATTTGGGGTGTTACACATCCATTTGCCGGGTTTGTCCCTTTTAATCAACCTCAAAACCATCAAATTTTACCAAATTTAGAGCAATATCCCAACCTACCATGCTCTATTTATGGCAATAAAATTTGTGAAGGCTATGAAGATGTAATGCGTAGTATCAATCCGCAAATGGTGGTCGATAAAATTGTAGCCATCATTTAATAGGTTTTGTAAAGTTTTATGGAATAATAGTTGATAATCTAATCACATGGTAAAAAAAGTTACAAGCATTATTTTATTAATTGTACTTTCTTCATGCAAAAAGGAAAGAGTGTCTCAATATTCGTATAGTATTGCAACTGCACCAACAATAAAACAAAATCATATAAATCCTGACGGAAATACCTTAAAAACTAGATTTTATCCTCCAAAAGGCTATAAAAGAGATTCACTTCAAAAAAAAACATTTGGTTATTTTTTACAAAACTATCCTTTAAAAGAGCATGGTAAGCAAGTTCAGCTTTTTAATGGTAATTTAAAGAACCGTCAAGACGTGCATGCGGCTATTTTTGATATCAGTGTTGGTAAACGTGATTTGCAACAATGTGCAGATGCAACAATGCGTTTGCGAGCCGATTATCTCTATCAACAAAAAATATATGATAGCATTCATTTTAATTTCACCAATGGTTTTAACGCGGAGTATAGTAAATGGCGTAACGGACAACGTATTTCTGTAAATGGGAATAAGGTAAGTTGGTATAATGGAAGTTCAAAGAGCGACTCAAGAACGAGTTTTGATAAATACTTAACTATGGTTTTTAGTTATGCCGGAACGTTGTCATTAGAGAAGGAAATGAAAAAAATTAATGTTGAAGAAATACAAATAGGCGATGTTTTTATTCAAGGTGGTAGTCCAGGTCATGCTGTAATTGTGGTAGATGTTGCTAAAAACAAAGAAGGTAAAAAGCTGTTTTTACTGGCTCAGAGTTATATGCCTGCACAAGAAATACATGTTTTAAAGAACTTTAAGAATACGAACATTTCACCTTGGTATGATGCTGAAAATTTGCAATATTTATATACTCCAGAGTGGAATTTCACTAAAAATAATTTAAGAAGATTCAATTAAACACTGCTCTTATTGAATTATTTTGATAATTTATTTTACTTCAGGCAACTATTTTTAATTTCAATGCGTCTATATAAATAGAAAACAAAACAATTGAAAATTATACCATTTTATAATAACGAAAAGCAATTGATTAAAAAGGCTGCTGCTGAAAACAGGCAAGCACAGCAGGCGTTGTGCGAAAAACATGCACCAAAAATGTTAAGTGTTTGTAGACAGTATATTAATGATTTGCATTTTGCAGAAGATGTTATGGTTGATGGGTTTGTAAAAGTTTTTAAGCATTTAAGTTCGTTTAAACACGAAGGAAGTTTTGAAGGTTGGATACGGAAAATTATGGTAAGGGAATCTATTTCACACCTTAGAAAACAGCAATTTGTGGTTTATGACGACGATATTATTGAAAGAAATAAGGATGTTGACACGTATACTTCTGAACTAGACGTTGCACATATTCAGTTGTTAATAGATGCGTTGCCAACAGGCTATAAAGCAGTATTTATATTAAATACAGTTGAAGGTTACAAACATCAAGAAATTGCCGAAATGCTAGGTATTACAGAAAGCACATCCAAATCGCAATTGTTTAAAGCACGAAAAATGCTTCAAGAAAAATTAAAGCAGCAGAAAATTATAGGTTATGGCACCAAATAAATTTGAACAACATATAAAAGAGGAGCTAAATAGGCGAGAAATTGAACCATCTGATAATGCATGGAATAAAATTTCTAATAAGTTAGAACCAGCTCAAAAAGAAAAGAAAACTCGCTATATATGGTTAGGTATTGCGGCAAGTTTTACAGGATTACTCATTATTTCTACAATATATTTCAATTATGATACAACTGATAGTAATGATAGTGATACTGTGGTTGAGACTAATAAAAAAAATCTTGAAATTATAGAAAAGGATTCAAATTCATTAGCAAAAGAAATTGAAGAAAATGAAATTGCAAATACAGAGGTTGTAACGCCAACTAATACTAAAGAAGTTAATAAAAAAGAAAAAGTTGAGAGGTTAGAAAAAGAAATTAAAAAACCAATAATAAATGAAGGTAATGCGATTGCCATAGTTCAACCACAACAGAAAGTTAAAAATGACAAAGTTGTGTTTAGTCAAGAAGAAATAATACAACAAAAAATTGCTGAAGTAGCAGCTAAGGTTGATAAACTTGAACAAAATGAGAACATCTTAACAGATATGGAGGTTGATTCTTTAATACTACAAGCCCAAAAGGAAATACTTCAAAATAAAATATTTCGCCAAGACGGTTCTGTTGATGCCATGGCATTACTGAACGAAGTGGAAGGAGAGTTAGAGAAACCTTTAAAAGACAAGCTTTTCGACTTGCTTAAAAAAGGAATATTAGAAACAAAAAATGCCCTTGCCGATTCAAATTAATATTTAAAAAAAATTAACAAAATGAACAAAAGTATCTATGTAATAGGTTTGCTAATGTTATTTAGCACCCTAAATTTAACCGCACAAGAGAAAAGTATACCAATGATTAAGAGCTTAAAGTTCCAAAAGAATTATGTAGCTACTCAAGAAAAAGAAGCTCTGAAAAAGGAAGTTGAAAGTATAAATAAGCGATTGGAAAATAAACAAATAACAGAAAGTGAAGCTCAAAGGTTAAAAGAAGCAGCAGCAAAAAAACGAGCCTTAAATATCGAAAACAGAAATGCTATAATTGATAATAAAATTGCTTTGCTAGAAAGAAATGATGGTGAAATGATGCTAATCAGTGAAAAAGATTCATTAGGAGCTTCTAGAATTGTAGTAGGAATGGGACACAAAGATTTAGATAACGACTATATTTTTGGAGTAAAAGTTCAAGATAATCGGCCTAAAAAAGTAAAATATGACAACAGAACCACTTCGGCATTAATTTTGGCTATGGGTTTAAATAATGCGTTGATAGACAATGAGTCCTTAGATGACTCTCCATATAAAGTAGGAGGGAGTCGCTTTTTTGAATTAGGATGGGAGTGGCAAACACGTGTTTTTAAAAACTCGAATTTCTTAAGATTTAATTACGGACTTTCGTTTCAGTTTAATGGCTTAAAACCTAAAGATAATCAATATTTTGTAAGTAACGATGGTCAAACAGAATTACAAGAGTTTAATTATGATTTAAAAAAATCGAAATTCCGTATGGATAATTTGGTTTTTCCCGTTCATTTTGAATTTGGTCCGTCAAAGGTTAAAAAAACAGAGCAAAGTATCAGATATTCCACATATAAAAAGTTCAAATTTGGAATTGGTGGCTATGGTGGTTTTAACTTAGGTACACGTCAAAAATTAAAATATGAAATAGATGGTGATAAGGTTAAAGACAAAATTAAGAGAGATTATAACACTCCAAATTTTATATACGGATTAAGTACTTATGCTGGTTTTGGAGATACTACAATCTATTTAAAGTATGACTTAAATCCAATTTTTAAAGATGCACTAGTGGAACAACATAATATTTCATTAGGACTTCGTTTTCATTTATAGAATTAATTTGAAACTAAAAAAACCTCCACTTTGGAGGTTTTTTTTGATATAAAAAGTTGTGTTACTTTAGTCCAAAGCAGGAATACGTAACATTTGTCCTGGATAAATCTTATCAGGATCTGATAACATAGGTTTGTTAGCTTCAAATATTACAGGGTACTTCATAGCATTACCATAATATGTTTTTGCAATTTTACCAAGCGTATCACCACTAACAACAGTGTGAAATTGAGCTTCAGGTTCTTGAACAGCAGTTGTCATTCTGTCGTCAACGCTTGCAATACCTTCTGTGTTACCCACAACTAAAACTACTTTTTCACGAGTAGCTTGATTTTCAGCTTCACCATAAACAAGTGCTAAATCACCATCAACAGATATGTCTAAGTCGGTTACGCCAAAGCCTAAAGCTTCAACGGCATTAACCAATTTACTTGCTTTTACACGAGCTAGTTCAGTTGCTTTCGCTGCATCTTCTAATGACTCTTCTTCTGTAGTTTTGCCAATGCCAAATACCTTTGCACCTGCGTTTTTAATAAATGAAAATAATCCCATAGTTTAATTTTTAGTTTTTATGTTTAAGGCTGTTAATATACGACAATTTTAAAAAATTATCATTGTTTTTAAAAATAGGATATCCTTTAATTATAAACTGAAATTTACTTTGGATATAAACTCGGGTTATAAGTGAAAAAGCCATACAAACAAATGAGAACTCCAATAAACATAATTAAACCATATAGTATACGAACCGTTTTACGTCCAAACATTTCTATAAAGGAGGCAATGTTAATATAGCCTCCACCGGGTTCTACAACCCAATCCCAATCAAGTATTAATCCTATTATTATCAGCAGAAAGCCTGCGACACCAATTAAATAACCATACTCTGGGTTTGCTGACATAAAATCTGTAAATACTTCCATGTTTTAAACTTTTATGAGTAAAGAACGTTTTTAAGCCTTTAGTTATTTTGCTTCCACTTATTTATGTTTCAAAAGGTATTTTATATATGGTTAATTGAAGTGATATAAACAAAAAAGTGAAATATAAAATTGTATTTTTGTACAAAGCCTAATTTTTATGATACTCCACAATTTTGAAGAACAAAATTCAATTTTAAGCCAGTTTATTTCGGAACTAAGAGCTACTGAAATTCAAAAAGATAGTATGCGTTTTAGAAGAAACATTGAGCGTGTTGGCGAAATTCTCTCTTATGAATTAAGTAAAACCTTAGATTTTGAGTCAAAAAAGATACAAACACCTTTAGGAGATAAGGAGGTTTCGGTATTGCAAGATGATTTGGTATTATGTTCTATTTTGCGGGCAGGCTTTCCTTTACATCAAGGATTGTTAAATTATTTTGATAATGCGGAAAATGCTTTTGTTTCTGCATACAGACATCATCCAGATGGTAAGGATGAATTTGAAGTTATTGTTAATTATTTGGCTTCTCCATCATTAAATAATAAAATTTTACTCTTAGCAGATCCTATGTTAGCAACAGGTAAAACTTTAGAAAATGTATTAGAAGGATTTAAAGATCATGGTAAACCAAAACAAATTCACATTATTTCTGTTATCGGGTCAATTGAAGGTATAAATTATGTAGAAAAAGTTTTTCCAGAAAACACACATTTATGGATAGCCACTATTGATAATCAATTAAACTCTAGAGGATACATTGTACCAGGTTTAGGCGATGCTGGTGATTTATGTTATGGTGAAAAACTTTAGAAACTTATAGAAATATAGAAACAATAGCCGCCGCAACAAATAAATACAAAAACACATCTTTAAACCATTTTTCCTTAACCATTTGTAAATAATTTGTAAAAAGAACGGCGGTTGGAAAAAATAGAAATAAAAATTCTGAACCATTTTTAACGGGTGCAGGTATAATTATCAGAATACTAACTATTAAATGCACTGTTAATACAAACCAAGCATTTTTAAGATCACTATTAATTGATATTATTTTTAAAGTAGTTGGAAATATTACCCAAATGATGAATCCTAGTAATAAGGTTAATGGAATTAGTAAATTTAATGAATTGTAATTCGTAAATACAAAGTTCGTAGTAAAATCCATCTCATAAGTATCGAACTTGTCAATCAACATTAAATAGGATGCATAAATAATAAACGATGTTATAAGTCCAACCAAAGGTAATAGAACATTTCTAATGGTACGTTTATTAAAATTAATAATGGCTGCATAAGGCAGCACCATATATAAAATACACCAAGGATAGATTATTGTTGCTACACCAATATAAAAAGAACTGTCAAATAATTTTTCTTTAGGGTTTTTAATTGTTCTTAAGCTATAAATTCTCCTAAAAGCTAATAATAATACGAAGTGTGCTCCTAATAATTTAAATTCACTAATTACCTTAGGAAACATGGCAATAAATAGTACTATTAAAAGTAAATCAAAGGCATTATCTTTTATTAATCCATTTTTTTTCGTAATAAATTGAACTAATAAGAGGGTAAGCATTAAAAAAGATAGTACTGCTAATTTTTTTAAAAAGAACGTAAAGCTAAAATCAATGGCAGGTGTAGAGAATATTGAAACTAAAATTACCAATGTTATTAAAATAAAAATGGTAAAAGTGGTTACAGGTGTTGATTTATTAAAAAAATTCGCAATCATTGGTAATATTTCATATTTTTGCCCTGTAAATATACTTAAGATATGATTGCAAACAATATTTTTAGAGCTTTAGGCGATTTTTTCACAAATGTTTTATTTGTACCGTATGATTATTTTAGATCAATACATGGTTGGTGGTCATCAAATATTTTAAACACTATTATTGTTATCATTGGTTTTATGGCAGCATTTTATTGGTTGAGTAAAATGGTTAAACATGAAAGAGAAAATAGTCTTTAATAAAGTAAATTTTGGGAAGTAAAAATAAATTAAAACGCTTTCGCGAGAATGAAACGTTTGTAAATGTTGTACAGCCCTCTCGAAAAGAAATATTAGACGGATTTCATTTAAAATCTAAATGGAATACTTTTTTTAAAAATAATAATCCAATTATTTTAGAACTCGGTTGCGGCAAAGGTGAATATACTGTTGCTTTAGCGAAGCGAAACCCAAATATAAATTATATTGGCATTGATATTAAGGGGTCACGGTTTTGGCGTGGAGCTAAAACAGCATTAGATGATAAACTTGATAATGTTGCTTTTTTACGTACTCAAATTGAGTTAATTGATATGTGCTTTGGTGTTAATGAAGTTAGTGAAATTTGGATTACCTTTCCCGATCCTCAGATAAAGTATAAGAGGATGAAGCATAGGTTGACAAATCCTGAGTTTCTTAAAAAATATCAACAAATCCTTACGGATGAGGGTGTTATGCACCTAAAAACTGATAGTGAGTTTTTACATGGCTACACTTTAGGTTTGTTGCAAGAAGGGAATCATGAAATTATATATGCACATCATAATATTTATATTAATAGTTATAGCCCTCTAGAAGCTACTGAGATTAAAACTTTTTATGAAAATCAGTTTTTAGAACAAAATAAAGCCATAACTTATATAAAATTTAGGACGCTTTACAAGTAACAATAATCTTTTTAACTTATGTCGGAAGATGGTTTTTTTGAAAAAGTATATAAAATAGCTAGAAAGATTCCTTATGGTAGAGTCACATCATATGGAGCAATAGCTAAATATTTGGGAGCTGCAAAATCGGCCAGAATGGTTGGTTGGGCTATGAATGCTAGCCATATAGATGATACTGTACCAGCACACAGAGTTGTAAATAGAAATGGTATTTTAACTGGGAAGCATCATTTTGATGGAATTAACCTAATGCAGCAACTATTAGAAAATGAAGGAGTTGAAGTTATAGACGCTAAAATCTCGAATTTTGAGGCTATTTTTTGGAACCCAAATGATTAATTGTTAAAAAAGAAACAATATTTTTAATAAAATTAAGTTTTAATACTGTTTTTAAATAATGCCATTGCATATTTTTTACTAAATTGCGACCCAAAAGGGAGAGTACATGAGACTATTATATAAATTACTTACATTGATCATACTATTTTCGATGCCTAAAACTTTCGCCCAGCTTGAGTTAAGTCACGAATTTGGTATTACTACAGGACCAGTTACCATGCAAACAGACTATGGTGAAAGGCATCATTTACCTAGTAGTACAGCTACTAGTTTTGGTATCGCTGCGGTACATTATTTAAGTTTTTACGGAAGTAATTATAACTGGAGAAATGGAGCAAGTTATTTTTCTGACCATTTTAAATTAAAAACGGAGGTGTCATATTATTTTAATAATAGTTTAGAACACAAAGGTCGGTATGTAGATGATGGCTCTACGAATGCTGAACTGGCTGAGCTTAAGGCTATGCATGGTAAAACAAAATCAATTAATATTGGTACAGCTTTAGAATATTATTTTAAAAATTTAGAAGATTATGGTCTTTTATTTAATGATGACGACAGATTTGCACCTTATGTAAGTGCAGGACTTCAATTTAATATGTTTACACCAGAACTAACTTCTGATTTAGGAGATTGGACTA
The nucleotide sequence above comes from Aureibaculum algae. Encoded proteins:
- the lysM gene encoding peptidoglycan-binding protein LysM; the encoded protein is MGLFSFIKNAGAKVFGIGKTTEEESLEDAAKATELARVKASKLVNAVEALGFGVTDLDISVDGDLALVYGEAENQATREKVVLVVGNTEGIASVDDRMTTAVQEPEAQFHTVVSGDTLGKIAKTYYGNAMKYPVIFEANKPMLSDPDKIYPGQMLRIPALD
- a CDS encoding RNA polymerase sigma factor; translated protein: MKIIPFYNNEKQLIKKAAAENRQAQQALCEKHAPKMLSVCRQYINDLHFAEDVMVDGFVKVFKHLSSFKHEGSFEGWIRKIMVRESISHLRKQQFVVYDDDIIERNKDVDTYTSELDVAHIQLLIDALPTGYKAVFILNTVEGYKHQEIAEMLGITESTSKSQLFKARKMLQEKLKQQKIIGYGTK
- a CDS encoding immunity 17 family protein, with the protein product MEVFTDFMSANPEYGYLIGVAGFLLIIIGLILDWDWVVEPGGGYINIASFIEMFGRKTVRILYGLIMFIGVLICLYGFFTYNPSLYPK
- a CDS encoding prephenate dehydrogenase — translated: MEKVVVIGLGLIGGSMAIDLKKNGNYHIIGIDRNINHTSKALELGIIDEIGADSILTEADVVIVAVPADAIPPVTKSVLDQINENTLVFDVGSVKGQVCNQVKEHPNRKNYVAAHPIAGTEFSGPEAAFSGLFTNKINIICEKKLSDKKILEKALQIFDKLEMRTTFMKADEHDKHIAYVSHLSHISSFMLGKTVLEIEPNEHNIFNMAGSGFRSTVRLAKSSPAMWTPIFLQNKENVLKSLTEYIKNLETFKNKIEEGSNEEVFNIMENTNRIKNILDGIVK
- a CDS encoding DUF4846 domain-containing protein yields the protein MVKKVTSIILLIVLSSCKKERVSQYSYSIATAPTIKQNHINPDGNTLKTRFYPPKGYKRDSLQKKTFGYFLQNYPLKEHGKQVQLFNGNLKNRQDVHAAIFDISVGKRDLQQCADATMRLRADYLYQQKIYDSIHFNFTNGFNAEYSKWRNGQRISVNGNKVSWYNGSSKSDSRTSFDKYLTMVFSYAGTLSLEKEMKKINVEEIQIGDVFIQGGSPGHAVIVVDVAKNKEGKKLFLLAQSYMPAQEIHVLKNFKNTNISPWYDAENLQYLYTPEWNFTKNNLRRFN
- a CDS encoding bifunctional 3-deoxy-7-phosphoheptulonate synthase/chorismate mutase type II, encoding MESVDFSTWLKKMELNHPLVIAGPCSAETEEQVLKIAHQLKETDATVFRAGIWKPRTRPGNFEGNGVKALPWMAKVKEETGMLTTVEVANAEHAKLALEFDIDIIWIGARTTVNPFAVQEIADALAGTDKIVLVKNPINPDLELWIGAIERLHTMGIKNLGAIHRGFSSFKKTKYRNTPQWQIPIALKQRFPTLPIINDPSHICGEREGIFDVCQTSLDLKFEGLMIETHFDPDNAWSDAKQQITPARLNEITEELKVRKGRVEEKDSLDKLNNLRAQINVLDKQLIDLLADRMDVVENIGKVKKESNVAILQRSRWSEVMQGMVNEGKLNGLSEDFIEKIFKSIHQESIEHQEKIVNS
- a CDS encoding glycosyltransferase family 9 protein, which gives rise to MDSKSSHILVIRLSAMGDVAMVVPIIRALVEQHRTIKITMVSRAFLKPLFDDIPNVHFYAADVKGTHKGLMGLYKLSKELKPLQFNAIADLHNVLRSKILRFFLFGIKTAIIDKGRAEKKALVRIENKIFKQLKTSQQRYADVFRKLGYEFDLTNPVFPEKSILSEKINDLVGLDHKKWIGIAPFAQHQGKMYPLDLIEKVIDKLSASNNYKIMLFGGGAHEIKALIALEKRFENTISVAGKLKFKEELALISNLDGMLSMDSANGHLSAMQGVKTLTIWGVTHPFAGFVPFNQPQNHQILPNLEQYPNLPCSIYGNKICEGYEDVMRSINPQMVVDKIVAII
- the upp gene encoding uracil phosphoribosyltransferase, whose product is MILHNFEEQNSILSQFISELRATEIQKDSMRFRRNIERVGEILSYELSKTLDFESKKIQTPLGDKEVSVLQDDLVLCSILRAGFPLHQGLLNYFDNAENAFVSAYRHHPDGKDEFEVIVNYLASPSLNNKILLLADPMLATGKTLENVLEGFKDHGKPKQIHIISVIGSIEGINYVEKVFPENTHLWIATIDNQLNSRGYIVPGLGDAGDLCYGEKL
- a CDS encoding pyridoxal phosphate-dependent aminotransferase encodes the protein MTAKANRLNSVKEYYFSRKLREVRQLKAAGKPIINIGIGSPDLDPPITVSRAMQNALEQNNIHGYQSYQGLPEFRAAISNFYNKYYDVDINPENEILPLMGSKEGIMHISMAFLNVGDEVLIPNPGYPTYTSVTNLLEAQPVYYDLVDENNWLPDLETLEKSDLSKVKLMWVNYPHMPTGKKPTKELFKNLIAFAKKHDIILINDNPYSFILNDNPLSILNIDGAKEVALELNSLSKTFNMAGWRVGMLLGSAEHMNTVLQVKSNMDSGMFYGIQQGAIAALQSDNSWFNNLNIIYEKRRNIAWKIADALGCTYDKDASGLFVWAKLPIGLTAEQTADDLLYTYDVFLAPGTIFGTNGEGYIRLSLCVTEEVLSEVLSRILRAN
- a CDS encoding porin family protein, whose product is MNKSIYVIGLLMLFSTLNLTAQEKSIPMIKSLKFQKNYVATQEKEALKKEVESINKRLENKQITESEAQRLKEAAAKKRALNIENRNAIIDNKIALLERNDGEMMLISEKDSLGASRIVVGMGHKDLDNDYIFGVKVQDNRPKKVKYDNRTTSALILAMGLNNALIDNESLDDSPYKVGGSRFFELGWEWQTRVFKNSNFLRFNYGLSFQFNGLKPKDNQYFVSNDGQTELQEFNYDLKKSKFRMDNLVFPVHFEFGPSKVKKTEQSIRYSTYKKFKFGIGGYGGFNLGTRQKLKYEIDGDKVKDKIKRDYNTPNFIYGLSTYAGFGDTTIYLKYDLNPIFKDALVEQHNISLGLRFHL